From a region of the Falco cherrug isolate bFalChe1 chromosome 9, bFalChe1.pri, whole genome shotgun sequence genome:
- the LOC129736804 gene encoding serine/threonine-protein phosphatase 1 regulatory subunit 10-like: MAAAGSPALLRTPAGRAESSACRPRGCSGRCRPRRGGAGPGPGPGPARRGRAQRPPQAGPGARQRGPPPARLRQLESAQHRGGRALGHPAAGAHSGDMNGVTRQQGARRSLGLRGGQGGLLAHSELLRVLAARKATRERYRKRSHFVPVTA; this comes from the exons ATGGCAGCGGCCGGGTCCCCCGCGCTGCTCCGCACCCCCGCGGGCCGGGCGGAATCCTCCGCCTGCCGGCCCCGCGGCTGCTCCGGGCGCTgccgcccgcggcggggcggggcggggccggggccggggccggggccggcgcggcgcggccgggcccaGAGGCCGCCCCAGGCGGGGCCGGGTGCGCGGCAGCGCGGGCCGCCCCCGGCGCGCCTCCGGCAGCTGGAGTCGGCTCAGCACCGCGGCGGGAGGGCGCTCGGGCacccggcggcgggggcgcacAGCGGCGACATGAACGGGGTGACCCGTCAGCAAGGGGCGAGGCGCTCCCTGGGACTccgcggcgggcaggggggTTTGCTCGCTCACTCCGAACTTCTTCGGGTGCTGGCGGCACGAAAGGCAACGAGAGAACGTTACCGCAAGCG CAGTCACTTCGTCCCGGTAACAGCGTGA